One genomic window of Solanum dulcamara chromosome 12, daSolDulc1.2, whole genome shotgun sequence includes the following:
- the LOC129875995 gene encoding uncharacterized protein LOC129875995 — protein sequence MYRRTLTINWDGLGEDDDDDHFFESNDRLSTVVPQDLASSGSDDEVEFEDSRRSFSASVSIKNNFRGLEMETAKTVSISNPSPPPPIIMEDYGMWMAEPGDVKERRKRLLQGMGLTSSKELLKLTSAKAVRPVSTKVDTCQDSSKPKVAIKDELIKQEEEQEPEASNSPPILLLRSRSDGDMEFFSVNTKKRKEQLIGDVSKQRLTRTFSGVSGPATRICQYTNSAAVMAPPKKGTSKSSPPKNGGETPSSTLPNGCADSGFASFFLIKNLDTGKEFIVKESNEEGMWNKLSDLQTGKQLSMEEFEKSVGYSPVVKELMRRVNVSTNDERKLNVNAYLSKSFRYSKKTGVALLKNIKGVANSMSISKADKELELPALVEQKQNKNSSQWIKARQQGKVQKEFTALQLCQEIQAHEGSIWTIRFTADGRYLATAGEDRVIHVWEVQECDVMSTKQSDDPNSVSDTPLAGSNSDRPPLPVMTNMQSERRKKGKTSNKKKGNSLPDYVNVPEIVFALSEKPVCTLNGHQDDVLDLSWSSSQQLLTSSMDKTVRLWDIETQSCLKMFAHNDYVTCIHFNPVDDDHFISGSLDGKVRIWNVSDRKVVDWTDLHEMVTATCYSPDGEGALIGSHKGSCRMYSTSECKLEQKDNFELEPKKKSLAKKVTGFQFAPGNPAEVLVTSADSRVRIFDGSEMTHKFKGFRNTSSQISATFSQDGKYIVSASEDSQVYIWKREEPKSATGKSRSVVNVQSYEHFPCKDVSVAIPWPCSIKNQPPLIDQIHSKRDSKRSPPPPYPINGSPTREDNSAGANSKRNLPPLPAKKNSAVEKIQTCQDEDSAQESPTDPGVGVSESFSSSSPSIRDGDSPSMSSSSRFDGSNNQGNNIIQSTAWGMVIVTASSGGEIRVYQNFGMPLKASRPNNLF from the exons ATGTATCGCAGGACGCTGACTATAAACTGGGATGGTCTCGGTGAAGACGATGACGATGATCACTTCTTCGAGTCCAATGACCGTCTTTCCACGGTCGTTCCCCAAGACTTGGCGTCCTCGGGATCAGATGATGAGGTCGAGTTTGAAGATAGTAGACGTTCCTTTTCGGCCTCAGTTTCTATCAAGAATAACTTCCGAGGCCTTGAGATGGAGACAGCAAAAACCGTCTCCATCTCCaatccttctcctcctcctcccaTTATCATGGAAGATTACGGCATGTGGATGGCTGAACCCGGAGATGTCAAAGAACGACGAAAACGCTTACTCCAGGGAATGGGGTTGACAAGTAGTAAAGAACTTCTCAAACTAACAAGTGCCAAAGCTGTGAGACCAGTTTCAACAAAAGTTGATACATGCCAAGATTCTTCCAAACCAAAAGTTGCCATTAAGGATGAGTTAATTAAACAAGAGGAAGAACAAGAGCCAGAGGCTTCGAATTCTCCACCAATTTTGCTGCTCAGGTCGAGATCAGATGGTGACATGGAGTTTTTCTCAGTAAACaccaagaaaaggaaagaacagCTAATCGGAGACGTTTCTAAGCAACGTCTCACCAGGACATTTTCAGGAGTTTCAGGACCAGCCACAAGAATTTGTCAATACACGAATTCAGCTGCTGTGATGGCGCCGCCTAAAAAAGGAACAAGTAAATCTTCACCACCAAAAAATGGAGGTGAAACACCATCATCCACATTGCCAAATGGATGTGCTGATTCGGGATTTGCTTCGTTTTTCCTAATAAAAAATCTTGACACTGGAAAAGAATTCATTGTCAAAGAGTCCAATGAAGAGGGAATGTGGAATAAGCTCAGTGATCTACAAACAGGAAAGCAACTATCCATGGAGGAATTTGAGAAATCTGTTGGATACTCACCTGTTGTTAAGGAACTGATGCGCCGTGTAAATGTTTCAACAAATGATGAAAGAAAACTTAACGTAAATGCATATCTCAGCAAGAGTTTCAGATATAGCAAGAAAACAGGAGTTGCTCTATTGAAGAACATAAAAGGAGTTGCAAATAGTATGAGCATATCAAAAGCTGATAAAGAACTTGAGTTACCTGCATTAGTGGAACAGAAACAGAACAAGAATTCCTCCCAATGGATTAAGGCCCGGCAGCAAGGAAAGGTTCAAAAAGAATTCACAGCTTTGCAATTGTGTCAGGAAATTCAGGCTCATGAGGGCTCCATATGGACCATAAGATTCACTGCAGACGGCCGGTATCTAGCAACCGCAGGGGAAGACAGGGTAATTCATGTATGGGAAGTGCAAGAATGTGATGTTATGTCTACAAAACAATCCGATGATCCGAATTCTGTTAGTGATACACCATTGGCTGGAAGTAATTCGGATCGTCCACCTCTGCCAGTTATGACTAATATGCAAtcagaaagaaggaaaaagggGAAGACTTCTAATAAGAAGAAGGGCAACTCACTTCCAGACTATGTAAATGTACCTGAAATTGTATTTGCTCTCTCAGAAAAACCAGTATGCACTCTCAATGGTCATCAAGATGATGTCCTGGATCTATCTTGGTCAAGTTCTCAG CAACTTCTTACATCCTCAATGGACAAGACAGTCAGGCTATGGGATATTGAGACTCAGAGCTGCTTAAAAATGTTTGCACATAACGATTATG TGACCTGCATACACTTCAATCCAGTAGATGACGACCACTTTATCAGCGGTTCACTTGATGGAAAGGTTCGAATTTGGAATGTATCTGATCGGAAAGTTGTGGACTGGACAGATCTTCATGAAATGGTTACTGCTACTTGTTACTCCCCTGATGGCGAG GGTGCTTTAATTGGCTCACATAAAGGAAGCTGTCGCATGTATAGTACCTCCG AATGCAAGCTGGAACAAAAGGACAACTTTGAACTCGAACCCAAAAAGAAGTCCCTAGCCAAAAAAGTCACTGGTTTTCAG TTTGCTCCAGGGAATCCAGCAGAAGTGCTTGTAACTTCAGCTGATTCGCGTGTCAGAATTTTTGATGGATCAGAAATGACCCATAAATTTAAAG GTTTCCGGAATACAAGCAGTCAAATTTCAGCTACATTTAGTCAAGATGGGAAGTATATCGTAAGTGCAAGTGAAGACTCTCAGGTGTATATCTGGAAGAGAGAAGAACCTAAAAGTGCAACCGGTAAATCTAGAAGTGTAGTAAACGTTCAATCTTACGAGCACTTCCCATGTAAAGATGTTTCAGTTGCCATCCCGTGGCCTTGCAGTATAAAGAATCAGCCACCACTTATAGATCAGATACATTCGAAAAGGGATTCAAAACGTTCCCCACCACCGCCTTATCCCATCAATGGCTCTCCCACGAGGGAAGACAACTCGGCTGGTGCAAATAGCAAGAGGAATTTACCACCTCTGCCAGCCAAGAAAAACAGTGCAGTGGAGAAAATTCAAACTTGTCAAGATGAGGACTCGGCTCAAGAATCTCCAACAGATCCTGGAGTTGGTGTTAGTGAATCGTTTTCATCGAGTTCTCCATCGATCAGAGATGGCGACTCACCTTCTATGTCTTCTTCCAGCAGGTTTGATGGTAGCAACAACCAAGGAAATAACATTATCCAATCAACAGCATGGGGCATGGTAATCGTGACAGCAAGCTCGGGAGGGGAAATCAGGGTCTATCAAAACTTTGGAATGCCATTGAAAGCTAGTCGACCGAACAATCTCTTTTGA
- the LOC129875991 gene encoding dof zinc finger protein DOF2.4-like codes for MVFSSISAYLDPSNWQQQVGYNIPNPQLPSAPSQPTPPRPLVSSTPPPTLPQPHHVVGGGGTIRLGSMADRARLANIPMSEATQKCPRCESTNTKFCYFNNYSLSQPRHFCKTCRRYWTRGGALRSVPVGGGCRRNKRSSTSSTTTTSAKSSNNNNTSKSQASSQATNSGSTSNNNSTFSSPSAAASLLGLINPQIHSLRFMSPLGQLTDQHFTPNENVNMNYTSISSSSPAPVVAGTNENMNFQLGMGNNLEQWRLHQQLANQFPYNLYGGLDLSSASASGSGSGLYPFHPTHYTSNDAGGGGVISQIRPKVSNPMLTQLALMKMEDNQDHVATMPHQFLGNENWLSNGGNANWNELSASFSSSSTSNLL; via the exons ATGGTTTTTTCCTCTATTTCTGCCTATCTTGATCCATCCAATTGGCAACAG cAAGTTGGATATAACATCCCAAATCCTCAACTTCCATCAGCACCATCACAACCTACACCGCCGCGGCCACTAGTGAGTAGTACTCCACCACCAACACTACCTCAGCCTCATCATGTGGTTGGTGGGGGAGGTACAATCCGACTGGGCTCGATGGCAGATCGAGCCCGGTTAGCCAACATACCAATGTCAGAGGCAACTCAAAAATGCCCTCGTTGTGAGTCAACAAACACAAAGTTTTGCTACTTCAACAACTACAGCCTCTCCCAGCCTCGTCACTTCTGCAAGACTTGTAGAAGGTACTGGACGAGAGGGGGCGCTCTGAGGAGCGTCCCCGTGGGTGGAGGTTGTCGCAGGAACAAAAGAAGTAGCACTAGTAGTACAACTACTACTAGTGCTAAATCCagcaacaataataatactTCCAAATCTCAAGCTTCTAGTCAAGCTACTAATTCTGGTTCGACAAGCAATAACAACAGTACTTTTTCAAGTCCATCAGCAGCAGCTAGTTTATTAGGTCTTATAAACCCTCAAATTCATTCTCTCCGCTTTATGTCCCCTTTAGGACAATTGACTGATCAACACTTCACCCCGAACGAAAATGTTAACATGAATTACACCTCAATTTCTTCGTCATCACCAGCTCCAGTCGTCGCGGGAACCAATGAAAACATGAATTTTCAGCTCGGAATGGGTAACAACTTAGAGCAATGGCGGCTACATCAACAACTGGCGAACCAATTCCCTTATAATTTATATGGGGGATTGGATTTGTCTTCTGCTTCTGCCTCTGGCTCTGGCTCTGGGCTTTACCCTTTCCACCCGACTCATTACACAAGTAATGATGCGGGTGGAGGTGGTGTCATAAGTCAAATTAGGCCAAAAGTTTCAAACCCTATGTTGACTCAACTGGCATTGATGAAAATGGAAGACAATCAAGATCATGTTGCAACTATGCCACATCAGTTTTTAGGAAACGAAAACTGGCTGAGTAATGGTGGTAATGCTAATTGGAATGAGCTCTCCGCGAGTTTTAGCTCTTCTTCCACTAGTAATTTACTATAA